One Bdellovibrionales bacterium genomic region harbors:
- a CDS encoding lytic murein transglycosylase, with the protein MKFLLHFFVLLSLGLPAFAKTKNKSKSPLQADAVWVEKELTRMGLSKSYIAESMKYYEPASFDSTVTLNLLGFLRPAGEHMNRVNAEAVRETQSFVRENQPAFAIAEQKYDVPANVISALLWIETRHGDNMGKFHINSVYLHLLQADIKKNRVLLTKLAFEKNKKEQRFTKKELRKLMAERTKKKANWAREQIMAMAAIRKKKHLDITTLRGSYAGAFGLSQFIPSSYLEYAKPSKPGTVAKLTEAPDAIMSVAYYLHRSGWKNANPDSHVEALMKYNNSRDYADSILEISRQVLAANPTAAKNRGVSSVKEKN; encoded by the coding sequence ATGAAGTTTTTGCTGCATTTCTTTGTCCTTTTGAGCCTGGGCTTGCCCGCCTTTGCTAAGACAAAAAATAAATCCAAATCTCCGCTTCAAGCCGATGCCGTGTGGGTCGAAAAAGAACTCACCCGCATGGGACTTTCAAAAAGCTATATTGCGGAGTCGATGAAGTACTACGAGCCTGCGAGCTTTGACTCGACAGTGACGTTGAATTTATTAGGCTTCCTGCGCCCTGCCGGCGAGCACATGAATCGCGTGAACGCCGAGGCCGTGCGTGAAACACAGAGCTTTGTGCGCGAGAACCAGCCGGCGTTTGCCATTGCCGAACAAAAATACGATGTGCCTGCGAATGTGATTTCAGCTCTGCTGTGGATTGAAACCCGCCACGGCGACAATATGGGAAAATTCCATATTAACAGCGTCTATCTACACCTCTTGCAAGCCGATATTAAAAAGAACCGCGTGCTTCTGACGAAGCTCGCGTTTGAGAAAAATAAAAAAGAACAGCGCTTTACAAAGAAAGAACTTCGTAAGCTCATGGCGGAGAGAACAAAGAAAAAAGCTAACTGGGCGCGTGAGCAGATCATGGCCATGGCTGCAATTCGTAAGAAAAAGCATCTCGACATCACCACCTTGCGGGGCTCTTACGCCGGCGCCTTTGGTTTGTCGCAGTTTATTCCTTCAAGCTATTTAGAGTACGCAAAGCCCTCTAAGCCCGGCACCGTAGCAAAGCTCACCGAAGCACCGGATGCGATCATGAGTGTTGCCTATTACTTGCATCGCAGCGGCTGGAAAAACGCCAACCCCGACTCCCATGTCGAGGCTCTGATGAAATACAACAATAGCCGCGACTACGCGGACAGTATTTTGGAAATTTCAAGACAGGTTCTTGCCGCGAATCCAACAGCTGCGAAAAATCGTGGCGTCTCTTCCGTGAAAGAAAAAAATTAA
- a CDS encoding helix-turn-helix domain-containing protein has translation MKTELNKAEYIWRELLAMEDIQEHLPPEALGFITPSIPKEGWLKYCREAQHLGLEQIAQILEISKAGLKKLETNEATGVITLRRLQEVAKALDCELIYFIRPRQKKTFSSLIWQQILPKALKTYRRRSSSRRFQNIQPAALARVAQELFRDPQVRREMQWVRNRDS, from the coding sequence ATGAAAACGGAATTGAATAAGGCCGAATATATTTGGCGGGAACTCCTCGCCATGGAAGACATCCAAGAACATTTACCACCGGAAGCCCTAGGCTTCATCACCCCATCAATCCCTAAAGAGGGGTGGCTGAAATACTGCCGCGAGGCTCAACACCTAGGATTGGAGCAGATCGCCCAGATTCTCGAGATTTCCAAGGCTGGGCTCAAGAAACTCGAGACCAATGAAGCCACCGGAGTTATAACGCTAAGGCGCCTGCAAGAGGTCGCAAAGGCTTTGGACTGCGAGCTCATCTATTTTATAAGGCCCCGCCAAAAAAAGACGTTTTCGTCACTGATTTGGCAACAAATTCTGCCCAAAGCACTCAAAACATATCGACGTAGATCTTCCTCTCGGCGCTTCCAGAATATCCAGCCAGCGGCTCTTGCGCGGGTTGCTCAGGAGCTGTTTAGAGATCCGCAAGTTCGACGCGAAATGCAGTGGGTTCGGAACAGGGATTCCTGA
- the uraH gene encoding hydroxyisourate hydrolase produces MISTHILDTSIGNPAADVSVRLQKKDGDAWKDVGKGVTNSDGRFVFDCEKVAGTYQIVFDIEEYFKKSGRESFFMNTPVIFKISDTGRKYHVPLLLNPFGYSTYRGS; encoded by the coding sequence ATGATCAGCACTCACATTCTCGACACCAGCATCGGCAATCCTGCGGCGGACGTTTCAGTTCGCCTGCAGAAAAAAGACGGCGATGCATGGAAAGACGTTGGCAAAGGCGTTACGAACTCCGACGGCCGTTTTGTTTTTGACTGCGAAAAAGTCGCCGGCACATATCAGATTGTTTTTGATATCGAAGAGTATTTTAAAAAATCCGGCCGCGAGAGCTTCTTTATGAATACACCGGTGATTTTTAAAATCTCCGACACCGGTCGCAAATATCATGTGCCTCTTTTGTTAAATCCCTTTGGTTATTCCACCTATCGCGGAAGTTAA
- a CDS encoding urate hydroxylase PuuD has translation MNQEYFEWILLLARWLHIVVGVTWIGTSIFFMWLDRTFTPNPNSKNAGHVGDLWMVHGGGFYHVEKLLMGPTKVPEELHWFKWESYWTWMSGIFLLIAIFYTGSGTFLLDSSVSGVTYWQAVGIGVGSILVSWFFYDFLWESKLTKHKPMIGHILTILWLAGMAYFLCHTLSGRAAYIHIGAMLGTWMTANVFLRIIPRQVKMVEAAKKGEPVNQDWGKNAKNRSTHNTYFTLPVIFLMLSNHFSQTYGNQWNWLILLLISAAGAAIREFFVVRLKNPTRSKTFGAIGICLILGVVIFTRENTGNTAVAQESHHDAPAAQAAVATTSAEGMGLVKGVVEFDGDAPQTEKLLLPFACASHYNGDAYSNEILIKNGKLKNVLVRVVKGLEGKTFTDVPAEPVIVDQVGCQYEPRVAAARVGQKVEFINSDALFHNVRSITNSNEVFNIAMPNKNDRFTKVFQKPEMFVQTKCSVHPWMNAYVAVMDNPFYSVTNENGEFAIKDLPPGHYTLEAWHEVFGTQTKEIDVKANDTTKEEFEFKKKD, from the coding sequence ATGAATCAAGAATATTTTGAATGGATCCTCTTATTAGCTCGTTGGTTGCATATCGTTGTGGGTGTCACGTGGATTGGCACATCGATTTTCTTTATGTGGCTGGACCGTACTTTCACTCCCAACCCGAATTCCAAAAATGCCGGTCACGTCGGTGATCTGTGGATGGTTCACGGTGGTGGCTTTTATCATGTTGAAAAACTTTTGATGGGCCCTACTAAAGTTCCAGAGGAGCTTCACTGGTTTAAATGGGAATCTTATTGGACATGGATGAGCGGGATCTTTTTGCTGATTGCGATTTTCTATACAGGTAGCGGCACGTTCTTGCTCGATAGCAGCGTTTCAGGAGTTACATACTGGCAAGCTGTCGGCATTGGTGTCGGTTCGATTTTAGTTTCTTGGTTTTTCTATGATTTCCTGTGGGAGTCAAAACTCACAAAACACAAACCTATGATTGGTCACATTTTGACCATCCTGTGGCTTGCAGGCATGGCGTACTTCCTTTGTCATACACTCAGCGGCCGTGCGGCTTACATTCACATCGGCGCGATGCTGGGAACGTGGATGACAGCAAACGTTTTTCTAAGAATCATTCCACGCCAAGTGAAAATGGTTGAAGCCGCGAAAAAAGGCGAGCCAGTCAACCAAGACTGGGGTAAGAACGCGAAGAACCGTTCAACGCACAATACTTACTTCACTCTGCCGGTGATTTTCTTGATGCTCAGCAATCACTTTTCGCAAACCTACGGCAATCAGTGGAACTGGCTCATTTTACTTTTGATCAGTGCCGCCGGCGCCGCGATTCGCGAATTCTTTGTTGTGCGCCTCAAGAACCCGACGCGCTCAAAAACTTTTGGCGCAATTGGCATCTGCCTGATTCTTGGCGTTGTGATCTTTACCCGCGAGAACACTGGGAACACGGCCGTAGCTCAGGAATCTCATCACGATGCTCCGGCAGCTCAGGCGGCGGTGGCAACGACATCTGCTGAAGGCATGGGTCTTGTCAAAGGCGTTGTCGAGTTTGACGGCGATGCTCCTCAGACCGAGAAACTCCTTCTGCCATTTGCCTGCGCATCTCATTACAATGGCGATGCTTATTCCAATGAGATCCTGATTAAAAACGGTAAACTCAAAAACGTTCTTGTCCGTGTCGTAAAAGGTCTTGAAGGCAAAACGTTTACCGACGTGCCAGCAGAACCGGTCATCGTCGACCAAGTCGGTTGCCAGTACGAACCGCGCGTAGCTGCTGCTCGCGTAGGCCAGAAAGTGGAGTTCATCAATAGCGATGCTCTTTTCCACAACGTCCGTTCTATTACAAATAGCAACGAAGTGTTCAACATCGCGATGCCGAACAAAAATGATCGCTTCACCAAAGTCTTTCAGAAGCCAGAGATGTTCGTGCAAACCAAGTGCAGTGTGCATCCATGGATGAATGCTTACGTCGCCGTCATGGATAATCCATTCTACAGTGTGACTAATGAGAATGGCGAGTTCGCAATTAAAGATCTGCCGCCAGGTCATTACACTCTCGAAGCATGGCATGAAGTCTTTGGCACTCAGACCAAAGAAATTGATGTCAAAGCCAATGACACGACCAAAGAAGAATTTGAATTTAAGAAGAAGGACTAG
- a CDS encoding HAMP domain-containing protein, producing the protein MSLEIDGRTVKGEFLRIGTTVNAMVDQLNSFASEVTRVAKEVGTEGKLGGQADVRGASGIWRDLTDNVNILAGNLTDQVRNIAKVTTAVAKGDLSQKITVDAKGEIFELKNTINVMVDQLSSFAAEVTRVAKEVGTEGRLGGQADVKGVSGTWKDLTDNVNGLANNLTAQVRNIAKVTTAVAKGDLSQKITVDARGEISELKNTINVMVDQLNSFASEVTRVAKEVGTEGKLGGQADVKGVSGTWKDLTDNVNGLAGNLTAQVRNIAKVTTAVANGDLSQKITVDAKGEILELKDTINTMVDTLRSFAAEVTRMAKEVGTEGKLGGQADVKGVSGTWKDLTDNVNAMASNLTVQLRDVSKVATSIANGDLGQKITVEAKGEILQIKDVINKMVDQLSSFASEVTRVAKEVGTEGKLGGQAEVKGVSGTWKDLTDNVNGLAGNLTAQVRNIAKVTTAVAKGDLSQKITVDAKGEIFELKNTINVMVDQLNSFAAEVTRVAKEVGTEGRLGGQAEVKGVSGTWKDLTDNVNGLAGNLTAQVRNIAKVTTAVAKGDLSQKITVDAKGEILELKDTINTMVDTLRSFAAEVTRVAKEVGTEGRLGGQADVKGVAGTWKDLTDNVNGLANNLTTQVRNIAKVTTAVAKGDLSQKITVDARGEILELKDTINTMVDQLNSFASEVTRVAKEVGTEGKLGGQAEVKGVSGTWKDLTDNVNVMASNLTVQLRDVSKVATAIASGDLGQKITVDARGEILQIKDVINKMVDQLSSFASEVTRVAKEVGTEGKLGGQAEVRGVSGTWKDLTDNVNFMASNLTKQVRGIVKVVTAVANGDLNQKFVLEAKGEVAALAETINSMTDTLRIFADQVTTVAREVGIEGKLGAQARVPGVAGTWKDLTDNVNFMASNLTTQVRGIVKVVTAVANGDLNQKFVLEAKGEVAALAETINSMTDTLRTFSDQVTTVAREVGIEGKLGGQAKVPGAAGTWKDLTDNVNQLAGNLTAQVRAIAEVSTAVTKGDLTRSITVEAQGEVAALSENINFMIGNLKDTTQKNTEQDWLKTNLAKFSSMMQGQRSVTAVAQLIMSELTPLVDAHQGTFFMLETESEEQQSLNLIASYAFMERKNVSNRYKLKEGLVGQCAFEKKRILLTHPQDDYVVISSSLHEEKPRNVIVLPVLFEGELKAVIELASTRTFSQNYINFLDQLMDSIGVILNMISSSMRTEELLQELKRSNAELEAQAKELEDKAKLLEVKNQEVELASRSLEEKAEQLSLISKYKSEFLANMSHELRTPLNSLLILSKTLAENRDKNLSSEQVKFASTVHSAGQDLLALINEILDLSKVEAGKMPVNPKAVELESVLEYLEQTFRPVAEHKALEFKVQMDAHLPKAMFTDENRLQQILKNLLSNAFKFTEKGSVKLEIGLADKTHAEELGLKGKNTFMFRVTDTGIGIAPEKQKLIFEAFQQADGTTSRKYGGTGLGLTISREIARLLGGIIEVESEPSHGSRFTLYLPQKYVGDVLGMLEATEAPREVESLPADADFTGKKVLVVDDDVRNVFALTSILKMRGMNVIYAENGKQGIHVLKENPDTDLVLMDTMMPEMDGIEATRGIRKIAEFGQLPIISLTAKAMKGDREKCLEAGASDYVTKPVDENHLLAVMYSWIKKEK; encoded by the coding sequence ATGTCCCTCGAGATCGACGGCCGGACGGTCAAAGGAGAATTCCTCCGCATCGGTACCACGGTGAATGCCATGGTGGATCAGCTGAATTCGTTTGCCTCCGAAGTAACTCGTGTTGCGAAAGAGGTGGGTACCGAAGGAAAGCTCGGTGGTCAGGCCGACGTTCGCGGTGCTTCTGGTATCTGGAGAGATTTGACTGATAACGTAAACATCCTCGCAGGAAACTTGACGGATCAGGTACGTAATATCGCAAAAGTAACAACAGCCGTTGCCAAAGGCGATCTTTCACAAAAAATCACGGTGGATGCCAAAGGCGAGATCTTTGAACTTAAAAACACCATCAATGTCATGGTGGATCAGTTGTCATCGTTTGCAGCCGAGGTGACTCGTGTGGCGAAGGAAGTAGGTACCGAAGGCCGCTTAGGTGGTCAGGCCGACGTTAAGGGCGTCTCTGGTACTTGGAAAGACTTAACAGATAACGTGAATGGTCTTGCGAACAACTTGACCGCTCAGGTTCGTAATATTGCAAAAGTAACAACAGCCGTTGCCAAAGGGGATTTGTCACAAAAAATCACGGTGGATGCCCGCGGTGAAATCTCTGAATTGAAAAACACCATCAACGTCATGGTGGATCAGTTAAACTCATTCGCATCCGAAGTAACTCGTGTGGCGAAGGAAGTAGGGACTGAAGGTAAACTGGGTGGTCAGGCCGATGTAAAAGGGGTGTCTGGGACTTGGAAAGATTTGACCGACAATGTGAATGGTCTTGCCGGTAACTTGACAGCCCAAGTACGTAACATCGCAAAAGTAACCACTGCCGTTGCGAATGGCGATCTTTCACAAAAAATCACGGTGGATGCCAAAGGTGAAATCCTTGAGCTGAAAGACACCATTAATACCATGGTGGATACACTGAGAAGTTTCGCTGCCGAAGTAACTCGTATGGCGAAAGAGGTTGGTACTGAGGGTAAACTCGGTGGTCAGGCAGACGTAAAAGGTGTGTCTGGTACTTGGAAAGATCTGACCGACAACGTAAATGCGATGGCATCCAATTTGACAGTGCAGTTGCGTGACGTATCTAAAGTTGCGACGTCGATCGCGAATGGTGATCTGGGACAAAAAATCACAGTTGAAGCCAAAGGCGAAATCCTGCAGATCAAAGACGTGATCAACAAGATGGTGGATCAGTTGTCATCATTCGCTTCAGAGGTCACTCGTGTGGCGAAAGAGGTGGGGACTGAAGGAAAACTCGGCGGCCAGGCGGAAGTAAAAGGTGTGTCTGGGACCTGGAAAGATCTCACGGATAATGTGAACGGTCTTGCCGGTAACTTGACAGCCCAAGTACGTAACATCGCAAAAGTAACAACCGCCGTTGCCAAAGGGGATTTGTCACAAAAAATCACGGTGGATGCGAAGGGCGAGATCTTCGAACTTAAAAATACTATCAACGTCATGGTGGATCAGCTGAACTCATTCGCTGCCGAAGTAACGCGCGTTGCGAAGGAAGTTGGAACTGAAGGCCGTCTCGGTGGACAAGCTGAGGTAAAAGGGGTTTCAGGAACTTGGAAAGATTTGACCGACAATGTGAATGGTCTTGCCGGTAACTTGACAGCCCAAGTACGTAACATCGCAAAAGTAACCACTGCCGTTGCGAAGGGTGACTTGTCTCAGAAAATCACCGTGGATGCCAAAGGTGAAATCCTTGAGCTGAAAGACACCATCAATACCATGGTGGATACACTCAGAAGTTTTGCTGCCGAAGTAACTCGTGTTGCAAAAGAGGTAGGGACTGAAGGTCGTTTGGGTGGACAAGCGGACGTAAAAGGTGTTGCCGGTACTTGGAAAGATTTGACCGACAACGTAAACGGTCTTGCGAATAATTTAACCACTCAAGTTCGTAACATCGCTAAAGTTACGACCGCCGTCGCAAAAGGGGATTTGTCACAAAAAATCACGGTGGATGCCCGTGGCGAGATCTTGGAACTCAAAGACACCATCAATACGATGGTGGATCAGTTGAATTCATTCGCATCCGAGGTCACTCGTGTGGCGAAAGAGGTAGGCACCGAGGGTAAACTCGGCGGCCAAGCGGAAGTAAAAGGAGTCTCTGGTACTTGGAAAGACTTAACAGATAATGTCAACGTCATGGCTTCGAACTTGACGGTTCAGCTTCGTGACGTATCTAAAGTGGCGACAGCCATCGCCTCCGGGGACCTTGGCCAAAAAATCACGGTGGATGCCCGCGGTGAGATCCTGCAAATCAAAGACGTCATCAATAAAATGGTGGATCAGCTCTCATCTTTTGCCTCCGAAGTAACTCGTGTGGCGAAAGAAGTAGGTACCGAAGGGAAACTCGGAGGCCAAGCGGAAGTGCGCGGTGTCTCTGGAACCTGGAAAGATCTGACCGACAACGTAAATTTCATGGCCTCGAACTTAACAAAACAAGTCCGTGGTATCGTGAAGGTCGTAACCGCCGTCGCAAACGGTGACTTGAATCAAAAATTCGTTCTTGAAGCCAAAGGGGAAGTGGCAGCCCTTGCTGAAACCATCAACTCCATGACAGATACACTTCGTATCTTTGCCGATCAGGTAACAACGGTTGCCCGTGAGGTCGGTATCGAAGGAAAGCTTGGAGCGCAAGCGCGCGTTCCTGGGGTTGCGGGTACTTGGAAAGATTTAACTGACAACGTAAACTTCATGGCGTCAAATCTGACGACTCAAGTGCGTGGTATCGTGAAGGTCGTAACCGCCGTCGCAAACGGTGACTTGAATCAAAAATTCGTTCTTGAAGCCAAAGGGGAAGTGGCAGCCCTTGCTGAAACTATCAACTCCATGACAGATACTCTGAGAACCTTCTCGGATCAGGTAACCACGGTTGCCCGTGAGGTGGGTATCGAAGGAAAGCTCGGGGGTCAGGCGAAGGTTCCGGGTGCTGCTGGTACGTGGAAAGATTTAACTGACAACGTGAATCAGCTGGCAGGAAACTTGACCGCGCAGGTGCGTGCGATCGCAGAAGTATCCACGGCGGTAACCAAAGGTGATTTGACTCGTTCCATCACCGTGGAAGCCCAAGGTGAGGTTGCAGCGCTTTCAGAAAATATCAACTTCATGATCGGTAACTTGAAAGATACGACTCAGAAAAACACTGAGCAAGACTGGTTGAAAACGAACCTTGCGAAGTTCTCGAGCATGATGCAAGGTCAGCGTTCTGTGACTGCGGTGGCGCAGTTGATTATGTCAGAGCTGACTCCGCTGGTGGATGCGCATCAAGGAACCTTCTTCATGCTGGAAACAGAATCTGAAGAACAGCAAAGCCTGAACCTCATTGCAAGCTACGCGTTTATGGAACGTAAAAATGTTTCTAACCGCTATAAGCTCAAAGAAGGCTTGGTCGGTCAGTGCGCGTTTGAGAAAAAACGCATTCTGCTAACTCATCCGCAAGATGATTACGTCGTGATCAGTTCAAGCTTGCATGAAGAAAAACCGCGCAATGTGATTGTGCTGCCAGTGCTATTTGAGGGCGAACTCAAAGCCGTGATCGAACTTGCTTCGACGCGCACGTTCTCTCAGAACTATATCAATTTCTTGGATCAGTTGATGGATTCCATCGGCGTTATCCTGAACATGATCTCGTCCAGTATGAGAACGGAAGAGCTCCTGCAAGAGTTGAAACGTTCCAATGCCGAATTGGAAGCTCAGGCCAAAGAGCTCGAAGACAAAGCAAAGCTTCTTGAAGTGAAGAACCAAGAAGTGGAGCTCGCGTCGCGCTCGCTCGAAGAAAAAGCGGAACAGTTGTCACTTATTTCGAAGTACAAATCGGAATTCTTGGCGAACATGTCCCACGAACTTCGCACGCCGCTGAATAGCTTGCTCATTCTCTCGAAAACTCTGGCGGAGAATCGCGACAAGAACCTCAGCAGCGAGCAAGTTAAGTTCGCAAGCACGGTTCACTCAGCAGGTCAGGACTTGTTGGCTCTTATCAACGAAATCCTCGATCTTTCTAAAGTTGAAGCTGGGAAAATGCCTGTCAATCCGAAGGCCGTGGAACTTGAAAGCGTGCTTGAGTACCTCGAGCAGACTTTCCGTCCTGTGGCAGAACACAAGGCGCTGGAATTCAAGGTTCAAATGGATGCGCACTTGCCAAAAGCAATGTTCACCGATGAAAACCGTTTGCAGCAGATTCTTAAAAATTTGCTCTCCAATGCCTTTAAGTTCACTGAAAAAGGCAGCGTGAAGCTTGAGATTGGTTTGGCCGATAAAACCCATGCTGAAGAGCTAGGTCTGAAAGGAAAGAACACGTTTATGTTCCGCGTGACAGATACCGGGATCGGTATCGCGCCTGAGAAACAAAAACTGATCTTTGAGGCCTTCCAACAAGCCGACGGGACGACCAGTCGTAAATACGGCGGGACAGGTTTGGGTCTAACCATCAGCCGTGAAATCGCGCGTCTGTTAGGTGGTATCATTGAGGTGGAATCTGAGCCGAGCCATGGCAGCCGCTTTACTCTTTACTTGCCACAGAAATATGTGGGGGACGTCTTGGGCATGCTTGAGGCAACTGAGGCGCCGCGCGAGGTGGAATCACTTCCTGCAGATGCCGACTTCACCGGCAAGAAAGTTCTCGTTGTGGATGACGATGTTCGTAACGTCTTTGCGTTGACAAGTATTTTAAAAATGCGCGGCATGAATGTGATCTATGCAGAGAATGGCAAACAGGGAATCCACGTTCTGAAAGAAAATCCTGACACGGATCTGGTTTTGATGGACACTATGATGCCAGAGATGGATGGAATCGAAGCCACTCGCGGCATTCGTAAGATCGCAGAGTTCGGGCAGCTTCCGATTATTTCACTCACGGCGAAAGCCATGAAGGGGGATCGCGAGAAATGTCTTGAGGCCGGTGCCTCGGATTACGTAACCAAGCCAGTGGATGAAAATCATTTATTAGCTGTGATGTACTCGTGGATTAAGAAGGAAAAATAG